The following proteins are encoded in a genomic region of Paenibacillus sp. FSL R7-0273:
- a CDS encoding ROK family protein, whose product MITHAAPSIKKQVYERIFEHGTVSKADLLQHFAVASSSLTRLLEDMIAQGLIIVSGFGSSTGGRKPILFQTNPKHRYLLGLEISRLYSKLGLYDLHLKTLSLTRWEMDAQMTPGRLVELVGEAAGEFLDREGITADQLLGIGVGAVGPLDQKNGVILEPELFPSPAWKNVPVCELLTARLGIPARLDNGANTALLGEHWAFREQKVEHALYVHAGVNIRSGLMSGGQIIRGAVDTEGAVGQMIIRTEGPRLRGKGNYGALEAYVSIPSLEERIRSQLAGGRSSLLSDLAPERLTFPALAEALAQGDMLVKEQFTETAHYLGIGLANLINTFHPEYVILGGPLVNADPLVFSTAVEVAQKNTYRYPEYSPVFTQGALRDEAVATGAAIMLLHEWQLN is encoded by the coding sequence ATGATTACACATGCTGCTCCTTCAATCAAAAAACAGGTATATGAGCGGATCTTCGAGCACGGTACCGTTTCGAAGGCCGATCTGCTGCAGCATTTCGCGGTAGCCAGCAGCAGCCTAACCCGGCTTCTCGAAGACATGATCGCACAGGGGCTGATCATCGTCTCCGGTTTTGGCAGCTCTACCGGCGGAAGAAAGCCGATTCTGTTCCAGACTAATCCTAAGCACCGCTATCTGCTGGGGCTTGAAATATCCAGATTGTACTCCAAGCTTGGGCTGTACGATCTTCATCTGAAGACGCTGTCGCTGACACGCTGGGAGATGGATGCACAAATGACGCCAGGGCGGCTGGTGGAGCTCGTCGGAGAGGCTGCCGGTGAGTTTCTGGACAGGGAGGGGATTACAGCGGATCAGCTTCTGGGTATCGGTGTCGGTGCCGTTGGCCCGCTGGACCAGAAAAACGGCGTTATCCTTGAACCCGAGCTGTTCCCCTCTCCTGCCTGGAAGAACGTTCCGGTATGTGAGCTGCTTACTGCACGCCTGGGCATTCCGGCCAGACTCGACAACGGGGCAAATACAGCTCTGCTCGGTGAGCACTGGGCCTTTCGCGAGCAGAAGGTGGAGCATGCGCTCTATGTCCATGCCGGTGTTAACATCCGTTCCGGCCTGATGTCCGGCGGCCAAATAATCCGCGGTGCTGTTGATACTGAGGGTGCTGTCGGACAAATGATCATCCGTACGGAAGGTCCGCGGCTGCGCGGCAAAGGAAACTACGGTGCGCTGGAGGCGTACGTATCCATTCCCTCACTTGAGGAGCGTATCCGCAGCCAGCTTGCCGGAGGCCGCAGCAGCCTGCTCTCAGACCTGGCTCCTGAACGTCTTACGTTCCCTGCACTGGCTGAGGCGCTCGCGCAGGGCGATATGCTCGTTAAGGAACAGTTCACTGAAACGGCGCACTATCTGGGCATCGGGCTGGCCAATCTGATTAATACCTTCCATCCGGAATATGTCATTCTCGGCGGTCCGCTGGTCAATGCCGATCCGCTGGTATTCAGCACAGCTGTAGAAGTGGCTCAAAAGAATACCTACCGTTATCCGGAATACAGTCCCGTATTTACGCAAGGCGCGCTCAGGGATGAAGCTGTGGCGACCGGAGCAGCAATCATGCTGCTTCACGAATGGCAATTGAATTAA